The Dokdonia sp. 4H-3-7-5 genomic interval ATACCTTTTTAGATAGTCCTTGTAAGAAATCACGATCGTGAGAAACTAAGATAAGTGTTCCATCAAAAGTTTGTAGTGCTTCTTTCAAGACATCTTTAGACTTAATATCAAGGTGGTTTGTAGGCTCATCCAGTATTAATAAGTTTACTGGATCAAGAAGCAACTTCACCATTGCTAGTCGTGTTTTCTCTCCTCCAGAAAGTACGCTTACCTTTTTATCGAGGCTGTCACCAGAAAACATGAAGCGACCTAATATATTTTTAATTTGCGTGCGCATATCACCTTTGGCAACCTCATCTACTGTTTGGAAAACGGTAAGATCTGGATCTAATAACGCTGCTTGATTTTGAGCAAAATAACCCACTTTTACATTATGTCCTAGTTCGCAAGCACCTTCCACTTCTATCTCTCCTAGAATGGCTTTAATCATCGTCGATTTTCCCTCGCCATTTCTACCTACAAAGCTCACTTTTTCGCCTCGAGCGATATCCATATTTGCACCACTAAACACCGTATGATCCTCATACTTCTTAGTAAGATCTTTCACTTTTACAGGAAAATCTCCAGACCTAGGCGCCGGTGGAAATCTCAATGCGAGTGCCGAGTTATCTACCTCATCAATCTCAATGATAGTAAGCTTTTCTAGCATACGCTCACGAGAAGAGACTTGGTTAGTCTTACTATACGTACCTTTAAAACGATCTATAAAGGCTTGGTTATCTGCAATAAACTTTTGCTGCTCTTGGTAGGCTTTGATTTGATGCGTACGACGATCTGCACGTAGCTCAAGATAGTGCGAGTAATTTGCTTTATAATCGTAAATACGCCCCATCGTCACCTCTATCGTACGATTTGTAATATTATCAA includes:
- a CDS encoding ABC-F family ATP-binding cassette domain-containing protein, producing MIAVDNLAVEFSGDTLFADVSFSINENDKIALMGKNGAGKSTMMKIIAGALKPTRGNVRTPKDAVIAYLPQHLLTDDDCTVMEEASKAFSTVFTMKEEMARLNKELETRTDYESKEYMDIITKVTDLGEKFYAIEEVNYEEEVEKALKGLGFKREDFTRPTSEFSGGWRMRIELAKILLQKPDLILLDEPTNHVDIESVIWLEDFLLNKAKAVVVISHDKAFIDNITNRTIEVTMGRIYDYKANYSHYLELRADRRTHQIKAYQEQQKFIADNQAFIDRFKGTYSKTNQVSSRERMLEKLTIIEIDEVDNSALALRFPPAPRSGDFPVKVKDLTKKYEDHTVFSGANMDIARGEKVSFVGRNGEGKSTMIKAILGEIEVEGACELGHNVKVGYFAQNQAALLDPDLTVFQTVDEVAKGDMRTQIKNILGRFMFSGDSLDKKVSVLSGGEKTRLAMVKLLLDPVNLLILDEPTNHLDIKSKDVLKEALQTFDGTLILVSHDRDFLQGLSKKVFEFKEKRVIEHFESIDDFLKRNRIENLKEIDLMKS